One segment of Salvia splendens isolate huo1 chromosome 20, SspV2, whole genome shotgun sequence DNA contains the following:
- the LOC121782761 gene encoding uncharacterized protein LOC121782761, giving the protein MLCALECVAIILLLSVSHTTLQASGNEIKTDVFLSPKFELGPGSVADKFYYGIDFPTGHIAIKSFNAEVVDDKGKSVPLHETYLHHWVVVGYYKRKGENALERFGESGLLQSDSTLIRNSGMCDHGLVQYFGLGSETRRTATDVPDPYGIEAGNPADVPAGHEARWMLNVHAIDTRGAVDKLGCTECRCDLYNVTADGNGEAMPVDYIGGLKCCHDGVRCRVKRGFRGERRSLYLRYTVTYMDWDASIVPVKIYILDVTDIWRKADESTGLKATHRCLIEYDVEPCPFGAENDGCIHTKSLTISLPTGGDVIYGVGHQHAGGFGSTLFREGGNVICSSVPTYGTGHEPGNEAGYIVGMSTCYPSPGSVKISAGETLTLVSNYSSSQRHTGVMGLFYILIADSSANTGAVQHSPAQVRMNTMASYLGWPFELFGVGLVVALVLIYSGRNGYEEI; this is encoded by the exons ATGCTTTGTGCTTTAGAATGCGTAGCTATCATTCTATTGTTATCTGTTTCTCATACTACTTTGCAAGCCAGTGGAAATGAGATCAAAACCGATGTGTTTCTGTCGCCTAAATTCGAGCTAGGGCCAGGATCAGTTGCAGATAAATTCTACTATGGGATTGATTTCCCGACAGGCCATATTGCTATCAAGAGCTTCAATGCCGAAGTGGTCGACGACAAAGGGAAATCGGTCCCCCTTCACGAAACCTATCTCCATCACTGGGTAGTTGTAGGTTACTATAAAAGGAAAGGGGAAAATGCTCTGGAGCGCTTTGGTGAGTCGGGATTGTTGCAATCAGACTCTACTCTCATTAGAAATAGCGGGATGTGTGATCACGGCCTCGTGCAGTATTTTGGGCTCGGGTCTGAGACTCGAAGGACAGCTACTGACGTCCCGGATCCTTATGGCATTGAGGCTGGGAATCCAGCGGACGTGCCTGCTGGACACGAGGCGCGATGGATGCTCAATGTGCACGCGATTGACACTCGCGGTGCTGTGGACAAGCTGGGCTGCACCGAGTGCAGGTGCGATTTGTACAACGTGACTGCAGATGGAAACGGTGAGGCAATGCCGGTGGATTATATTGGTGGCTTGAAATGCTGCCATGATGGGGTTAGATGCAGAGTTAAGCGAGGGTTTAGGGGTGAGAGACGAAGCCTCTACTTGAGGTACACGGTCACGTATATGGACTGGGATGCATCCATCGTGCCTGTGAAAATTTATATACTCGACGTCACTGACATATGGAGAAAGGCAGATGAATCCACAGGGCTCAAAGCTACACATCGTTGCTTG ATTGAGTATGATGTCGAACCTTGCCCCTTTGGCGCGGAGAATGATGGATGCATTCATACCAAAAGCCTAACTATTAGCTTACCAACCGGTGGTGATGTTATCTACGGTGTTGGACATCAGCACGCGGGAGGCTTTGGTTCAACTCTTTTCAGGGAG GGAGGAAACGTCATATGCTCATCGGTTCCAACTTATGGGACTGGACACGAACCTGGAAACGAGGCTGGCTACATTGTCGGGATGTCCACCTGTTATCCTTCACCGGGCAGTGTCAAGATTTCGGCAGGGGAGACACTAACTCTTGTGTCTAACTATAGCAGTTCACAGAGACACACAGGAGTTATGGGACTGTTTTACATCTTGATTGCTGACTCGTCAGCGAACACGGGTGCAGTCCAGCATTCTCCAGCACAA GTGCGTATGAATACGATGGCATCCTATCTTGGTTGGCCTTTTGAACTGTTTGGAGTTGGTCTCGTTGTGGCTCTCGTGCTTATTTACAGTGGTCGGAATGGGTACGAAGAAATATAA